A single region of the Anoplolepis gracilipes chromosome 1, ASM4749672v1, whole genome shotgun sequence genome encodes:
- the LOC140672152 gene encoding protein decapentaplegic isoform X1 produces the protein MLRLEVTRQVSDDVTMRMSPLPRLMLVAAVTLLASANANAETGLHIDTDTAVSSSSSSSSSSSSLSSSLSHSFNAVNREQVIAGIEASLLSRLGFKKRPNPQGSPHVPESLKKLQVHQNAIGISDIAKPGIYVRSANTVRSFSHIESEVDNKFTSPNRFRLSFDVSKIPPSETLQAAQLTLSRVAVEALKGRSDKHSRIMVYDIIRPGVKGRSKPILQLIDIKVIDMTKNGTINLDVHPAVIRWLRNQRDNHGLLVRVSGVHARTHQHVRLKRGAEEHKDAWVMKRPMLFTYMDDGHHEMASAERIMERRARRAALRKNRRKDGRENCRRHPLYVDFADVGWNDWIVAPPGYDAFYCQGDCPFPLADHLNSTNHAIVQTLVYSTKPSMVPKACCVPTALSAISMLYLDEENKVVLKNYQDMAVLGCGCR, from the exons GGAGGTAACGCGTCAAGTGAGTGACGACGTCACGATGCGCATGTCGCCGCTGCCAAGATTAATGCTCGTGGCAGCAGTCACGCTGCTAGCAAGTGCGAATGCTAACGCAGAGACGGGCCTACATATTGACACGGACACGGCTgtgtcatcgtcgtcgtcgtcgtcatcgtcttcgtcatcattatcatcatcattatcgCACAGCTTCAACGCGGTGAATCGCGAACAGGTGATCGCCGGAATAGAGGCCAGCCTGCTCTCCCGCTTGGGCTTCAAGAAGAGACCCAATCCGCAAGGCTCACCGCATGTTCCGGAGTCGCTCAAGAAGCTCCAGGTCCATCAGAATGCCATCGGCATCTCGGACATCGCGAAGCCGGGTATTTACGTACGATCGGCTAACACCGTTCGTTCGTTTTCACATATCG AGAGCGAGGTGGACAACAAGTTTACATCTCCGAATCGTTTTCGGCTGTCTTTTGATGTAAGCAAGATACCCCCCAGTGAGACGTTGCAGGCGGCGCAATTGACTCTGTCGCGCGTCGCGGTGGAAGCTCTCAAGGGCAGATCCGATAAGCACAGTCGGATCATGGTGTACGATATAATACGGCCCGGGGTGAAAGGTCGCAGCAAGCCGATTTTGCAACTGATCGACATCAAAGTGATCGACATGACGAAGAATGGGACGATCAACTTGGACGTACATCCAGCCGTGATTAGGTGGCTGCGGAACCAGCGTGACAATCACGGGCTGCTCGTGCGCGTGAGCGGCGTGCACGCGCGCACGCATCAACACGTGCGGCTGAAACGGGGTGCCGAGGAGCACAAGGACGCGTGGGTCATGAAGCGGCCGATGCTCTTCACGTATATGGACGACGGCCACCACGAGATGGCATCCGCGGAACGGATAATGGAGCGACGTGCCAGACGGGCGGCATTGCGGAAGAATCGGCGGAAGGACGGCCGGGAGAATTGCCGGCGGCATCCGCTCTACGTGGACTTTGCGGATGTCGGTTGGAACGACTGGATCGTCGCGCCGCCCGGATACGACGCCTTCTACTGCCAAGGTGATTGCCCGTTTCCTCTGGCGGACCATCTGAACTCGACGAATCACGCGATCGTGCAGACGCTCGTTTACTCGACCAAGCCGAGCATGGTGCCGAAGGCGTGTTGCGTGCCGACCGCGCTCAGCGCGATATCGATGCTTTATCTGGACGAGGAGAATAAAGTAGTGCTGAAAAATTACCAGGATATGGCGGTTCTCGGATGTGGCTGCCGTTAA
- the LOC140672152 gene encoding protein decapentaplegic isoform X2 gives MRMSPLPRLMLVAAVTLLASANANAETGLHIDTDTAVSSSSSSSSSSSSLSSSLSHSFNAVNREQVIAGIEASLLSRLGFKKRPNPQGSPHVPESLKKLQVHQNAIGISDIAKPGIYVRSANTVRSFSHIESEVDNKFTSPNRFRLSFDVSKIPPSETLQAAQLTLSRVAVEALKGRSDKHSRIMVYDIIRPGVKGRSKPILQLIDIKVIDMTKNGTINLDVHPAVIRWLRNQRDNHGLLVRVSGVHARTHQHVRLKRGAEEHKDAWVMKRPMLFTYMDDGHHEMASAERIMERRARRAALRKNRRKDGRENCRRHPLYVDFADVGWNDWIVAPPGYDAFYCQGDCPFPLADHLNSTNHAIVQTLVYSTKPSMVPKACCVPTALSAISMLYLDEENKVVLKNYQDMAVLGCGCR, from the exons ATGCGCATGTCGCCGCTGCCAAGATTAATGCTCGTGGCAGCAGTCACGCTGCTAGCAAGTGCGAATGCTAACGCAGAGACGGGCCTACATATTGACACGGACACGGCTgtgtcatcgtcgtcgtcgtcgtcatcgtcttcgtcatcattatcatcatcattatcgCACAGCTTCAACGCGGTGAATCGCGAACAGGTGATCGCCGGAATAGAGGCCAGCCTGCTCTCCCGCTTGGGCTTCAAGAAGAGACCCAATCCGCAAGGCTCACCGCATGTTCCGGAGTCGCTCAAGAAGCTCCAGGTCCATCAGAATGCCATCGGCATCTCGGACATCGCGAAGCCGGGTATTTACGTACGATCGGCTAACACCGTTCGTTCGTTTTCACATATCG AGAGCGAGGTGGACAACAAGTTTACATCTCCGAATCGTTTTCGGCTGTCTTTTGATGTAAGCAAGATACCCCCCAGTGAGACGTTGCAGGCGGCGCAATTGACTCTGTCGCGCGTCGCGGTGGAAGCTCTCAAGGGCAGATCCGATAAGCACAGTCGGATCATGGTGTACGATATAATACGGCCCGGGGTGAAAGGTCGCAGCAAGCCGATTTTGCAACTGATCGACATCAAAGTGATCGACATGACGAAGAATGGGACGATCAACTTGGACGTACATCCAGCCGTGATTAGGTGGCTGCGGAACCAGCGTGACAATCACGGGCTGCTCGTGCGCGTGAGCGGCGTGCACGCGCGCACGCATCAACACGTGCGGCTGAAACGGGGTGCCGAGGAGCACAAGGACGCGTGGGTCATGAAGCGGCCGATGCTCTTCACGTATATGGACGACGGCCACCACGAGATGGCATCCGCGGAACGGATAATGGAGCGACGTGCCAGACGGGCGGCATTGCGGAAGAATCGGCGGAAGGACGGCCGGGAGAATTGCCGGCGGCATCCGCTCTACGTGGACTTTGCGGATGTCGGTTGGAACGACTGGATCGTCGCGCCGCCCGGATACGACGCCTTCTACTGCCAAGGTGATTGCCCGTTTCCTCTGGCGGACCATCTGAACTCGACGAATCACGCGATCGTGCAGACGCTCGTTTACTCGACCAAGCCGAGCATGGTGCCGAAGGCGTGTTGCGTGCCGACCGCGCTCAGCGCGATATCGATGCTTTATCTGGACGAGGAGAATAAAGTAGTGCTGAAAAATTACCAGGATATGGCGGTTCTCGGATGTGGCTGCCGTTAA